One window of Bacillus alkalicellulosilyticus genomic DNA carries:
- a CDS encoding endo-1,4-beta-xylanase — protein sequence MSKKFMQYVSVLLAVVLVLQPFMVATIVESTGTEPRTVYHETFANGVGVANQAGDARVEVASDKVFAGNEDGNSIYISQRVNNWDGIDINFNDVSMENGSKYTVTITGYVDEEVSVPSGAEVYLQIPTGEYLLLANTGFVAGQAFSLTAEYTVTADSMRIQSNLEGASVPFYIGDILITTVDGGSETPPEPIQIAFFDFENGVQGWTGRGNADLSVTEDAFEGTQALVTTGRTANWHGPSRNATTFLEKEVKYEVSGYVKLVTGQQPDNVKLSVVQTGAVSSVNLWPTLSGPLQVTDTDWVHFTGEYIFEHTVSSVSFHFESDRNDTEFIIDNVKIVRLPTEPNDENDAEELDQAGVFSDFEDGAQGWVPRGSGYQAIATGAAAYRSNQSLLTNPSTQFQGPLLNVFGKMHPGHIYDLSVWVKMDEGQPSTSLRIGVQSGSNAFTNVSPDVTVTNQEWVQLSGQFTLSSNPTLLNVYVELVNQPSAERLFYIDNFELKHVGKISEQDRPRFKEYLPSISETYKNHFLIGNASSMNEFHGERLLHLKHHHNLVTAENVMKPEYFYNETGDFDATEQNEFVNAVLGEEFKIHGHVLIWHEQTREELHTAADGTPLPREEALANMERHIEAVMNLYGDDVLSWDVVNEAIVETSHPNDEWEKSLRDTGWKRAIGDDYVEQAFRIAKSIVDENEWDMKLYYNDYNDHIPNKAETVYHMVKDINERYAEENHGEVLISGLGMQGHYNEFTNLENVRSSLELFNQLEIEIGVTELDIVSGSSYAHQTEAEEIRQAQVYAQLFQIYREFSDNISRVTFWGLDDGVSWRSDRTPTLFRSNLDPKLAYYAVINPEKFLEEYPIGGKVIRQGEAVFGTPEINGTIDNVWNRAPRLTLDRISGAWNVQNGFGRVLWDEENLYVLIEVFGVNLDKSSRVVHEHDSVEIFIDRENLKSTTYQEGIAQYRVNFINEASFNPGTEAAREGFESATTIGDNNYIVEMKIPFNETTPEEMKILGLDLQINYANNGQRINIATWNDISGQGWNDPSVFGEVTLVFAEPETEGAEETEELEGTEGIEETEAPESTEGIEETEAPESTEGIEETEAPESTEGIEETEAPESTEGIEETEAPESTEGIEETEAPESTEGIEETEAPESTEGIEETEAPESTEGIEETEAPEAVGGVEETESVEGKKRSTERTEGLNGIEGIRTGDNETAVIEKFLDDASYKVPNTATNLYNYLFIGVLLLFAGILMVVRKKNY from the coding sequence ATGAGTAAGAAGTTCATGCAATACGTTTCTGTTCTTCTAGCAGTAGTATTGGTACTTCAGCCTTTTATGGTTGCAACAATAGTAGAATCAACTGGCACAGAGCCAAGAACTGTTTATCATGAAACGTTCGCTAATGGTGTTGGTGTGGCAAACCAAGCAGGTGACGCTCGAGTCGAAGTGGCTTCTGATAAAGTGTTTGCAGGTAATGAAGACGGTAATTCAATTTATATTAGTCAAAGAGTGAATAACTGGGATGGAATTGATATTAATTTTAATGATGTCAGTATGGAAAATGGGAGTAAGTATACGGTTACTATAACGGGTTATGTTGATGAAGAAGTCAGTGTTCCAAGTGGAGCGGAAGTATATTTGCAAATTCCAACAGGGGAATATCTTTTATTAGCAAATACGGGTTTTGTAGCAGGACAAGCGTTTTCGTTAACTGCTGAGTATACAGTTACAGCTGATTCAATGCGTATCCAATCAAATCTAGAAGGAGCATCAGTTCCTTTCTATATTGGTGACATTCTTATCACAACTGTAGATGGTGGGAGTGAGACTCCTCCTGAACCAATACAAATTGCTTTTTTTGATTTTGAAAATGGTGTACAAGGATGGACTGGTCGTGGTAACGCTGACCTTTCTGTTACTGAAGATGCTTTTGAGGGAACACAGGCTTTAGTAACAACTGGGCGTACCGCCAATTGGCATGGACCAAGCAGAAATGCAACTACTTTCCTTGAAAAAGAAGTTAAATATGAAGTTTCTGGTTATGTGAAACTCGTAACTGGTCAACAACCTGATAATGTGAAGCTTTCTGTTGTCCAAACAGGTGCAGTTTCAAGTGTGAACCTATGGCCGACATTAAGTGGACCTTTACAAGTTACTGATACGGATTGGGTTCATTTTACTGGTGAATATATATTTGAACACACAGTGTCAAGCGTAAGTTTTCACTTTGAAAGTGATCGGAATGATACTGAATTTATTATAGATAATGTTAAAATCGTTCGATTACCAACAGAGCCTAATGATGAGAATGATGCAGAAGAATTAGACCAGGCTGGCGTGTTCTCTGACTTTGAAGATGGTGCGCAAGGGTGGGTTCCACGGGGAAGTGGATATCAAGCAATAGCTACAGGTGCAGCTGCTTACAGGAGCAATCAAAGCTTGTTAACTAACCCTTCGACTCAATTCCAAGGGCCTTTATTAAATGTTTTTGGAAAAATGCACCCAGGTCATATCTATGACTTGTCTGTATGGGTAAAAATGGATGAAGGGCAACCTTCGACTAGTCTTCGCATAGGTGTTCAATCAGGGAGTAACGCATTTACGAATGTATCCCCTGATGTAACAGTTACGAATCAAGAATGGGTGCAGTTATCAGGACAATTTACGCTTTCAAGCAACCCTACTTTACTAAATGTGTATGTAGAATTAGTGAATCAACCAAGTGCAGAAAGATTGTTTTATATTGATAATTTTGAATTAAAACATGTAGGTAAAATTTCAGAACAAGATAGACCAAGATTCAAAGAATATTTACCCTCAATTTCAGAAACATATAAAAACCATTTCTTAATTGGGAATGCGAGTTCAATGAATGAATTTCATGGTGAGCGACTCTTACACTTAAAGCATCATCATAATTTAGTAACAGCTGAGAATGTGATGAAGCCAGAGTACTTTTATAATGAGACTGGAGACTTTGATGCAACTGAACAAAATGAATTTGTAAATGCAGTATTGGGTGAAGAATTTAAAATTCATGGTCACGTCCTTATATGGCATGAGCAAACGAGGGAAGAATTACACACAGCAGCAGATGGTACGCCACTTCCAAGAGAAGAAGCACTTGCTAACATGGAAAGACATATAGAAGCTGTAATGAATCTTTACGGTGACGATGTGTTGTCATGGGATGTAGTAAACGAAGCCATTGTGGAGACGAGCCATCCGAATGACGAATGGGAAAAATCATTACGTGACACTGGTTGGAAACGTGCAATTGGTGACGATTACGTAGAACAAGCTTTTCGTATTGCTAAGAGTATCGTTGATGAAAACGAATGGGATATGAAGTTATACTACAATGATTACAATGACCATATTCCTAATAAAGCAGAAACGGTTTATCACATGGTCAAAGATATTAATGAAAGGTATGCGGAAGAAAACCATGGTGAAGTCTTAATTAGTGGTTTAGGAATGCAAGGACACTACAACGAATTTACGAACCTTGAAAATGTTAGATCTTCATTAGAATTGTTTAACCAACTAGAGATTGAAATCGGTGTTACAGAGCTTGATATTGTATCAGGTAGCTCCTATGCTCATCAAACTGAAGCTGAAGAAATTAGACAAGCTCAGGTTTATGCACAATTATTCCAGATTTATAGAGAATTTTCTGATAACATTTCAAGGGTTACGTTCTGGGGTCTTGATGATGGAGTAAGTTGGAGAAGTGATAGAACTCCAACCTTATTCAGAAGTAATCTAGACCCGAAGTTAGCTTATTATGCAGTGATTAACCCTGAGAAATTCCTTGAGGAGTATCCAATAGGTGGAAAAGTCATAAGACAAGGGGAAGCGGTTTTTGGAACTCCTGAAATTAATGGAACGATAGATAATGTATGGAATCGTGCACCGAGATTAACACTAGATCGCATAAGTGGCGCTTGGAATGTTCAGAATGGCTTTGGAAGAGTTTTATGGGATGAAGAAAATCTATATGTGCTGATTGAAGTTTTTGGGGTGAACTTAGATAAATCATCACGAGTTGTTCATGAACATGATTCAGTAGAAATTTTTATAGATAGGGAAAATCTTAAATCAACAACTTACCAAGAAGGTATTGCACAATACCGCGTTAATTTTATTAATGAAGCTTCATTTAATCCTGGAACCGAGGCAGCTAGAGAGGGATTTGAGTCAGCTACAACAATTGGTGATAATAATTATATTGTTGAAATGAAGATTCCATTTAATGAAACAACACCAGAAGAAATGAAAATACTGGGCTTAGACCTTCAAATTAACTATGCAAATAACGGACAACGGATTAATATTGCTACGTGGAACGATATCTCGGGTCAAGGTTGGAACGACCCCTCTGTATTCGGTGAAGTTACACTTGTTTTTGCTGAACCAGAAACAGAAGGAGCAGAGGAAACCGAAGAGTTAGAAGGGACAGAAGGCATAGAGGAAACCGAAGCACCAGAAAGTACGGAAGGCATAGAGGAAACCGAAGCACCAGAAAGTACAGAGGGCATAGAGGAAACCGAAGCACCAGAAAGTACAGAGGGCATAGAGGAAACCGAAGCACCAGAAAGTACGGAAGGCATAGAGGAAACCGAAGCACCAGAAAGTACAGAGGGCATAGAGGAAACCGAAGCACCAGAAAGTACAGAGGGCATAGAGGAAACCGAAGCACCAGAAAGTACAGAGGGCATAGAGGAAACCGAAGCACCAGAAAGTACAGAAGGCATAGAGGAAACCGAAGCACCAGAAGCGGTCGGAGGAGTAGAGGAAACTGAATCGGTAGAAGGCAAAAAAAGAAGCACAGAACGAACAGAAGGACTAAATGGCATAGAGGGAATAAGAACTGGGGATAATGAAACTGCTGTTATAGAAAAATTCTTAGATGATGCAAGCTATAAAGTCCCCAACACAGCCACTAATCTATATAACTACTTATTCATTGGAGTTCTACTATTATTTGCAGGTATTTTAATGGTTGTTAGAAAAAAGAACTACTAA
- a CDS encoding endo-1,4-beta-xylanase: MSKKFKRYVSVLLAAVLVLQPFMVATAAESTSTETRTVYQENFANGAGVASQSGGASLQVVDKVFEGNTNGKALSVSNRANDYDAADFNFSSVNMENGKTYKIKVVGYVDEGVEVPAGASAVLATAESYAWHNNVSFVAGQAFTLNATYTVGSNASDTKLRIQSNPAGATVPFHIGEVVITTEVAVESDPGEETPSEPNPNPGTETPSEPNQIAFYDFESGVQGWTARGGATLSVTEDGYEGSKGLITTGRTANWHGPSINATSLLQKGAKYEVSGYVKLVSGQQADNVKLSADQSGVAAGVNQWPTISGPLQVTDSEWVQFKGEYTFDLTASGVSIYFEADRNNTEFIVDNVKIVQTAPAPNLDDDRELDQSGVFSDFEDGEQGWVPRGSGYQAVATDADAYRGNQSLLTNAPNQYEGPLLNVLGKMHPGHIYDLSVWVKMAEGQPATSLRISVQSGSSAFTNVSPNVTVNDQEWVQLSGQFTLSSDPSVLNAYVELVNQPSSERLFYIDDFELKHVGKVSEQDRPRFRDNLESISEKYKNHFLIGNAITMNEFQGERLLQLKHHHNLVTAENVMKPEYYYNRATGAFDFADQDEFVNATKAEGLNLHGHVLVWHEQSRAELHSNPDGTPLTREEALANMRTHIETVMKRYGDDVLSWDVVNEAIVETAHPNNEWEKSLRNTGWLRAIGDDYVEQAFRIAKEIVDENGWDMKLYYNDYNDHIPRKAETIYYMVKDINERYAAENPGEVLISGLGMQGHYNEFTNPESIRTSIELFSQLGIEIGVTELDITSGSADAPQTQAEEIRQAQLYAQLFQIYKEHSDKISRITFWGLDDGASWRGERTPLLFKPNLEPKLAYYAVINPEKFLEDYPLGGRVYRQGQAVYGTPDINKETIDSVWNTAPRLTLDRVSGAWNVQNGFGRILWDDENLYVMIQVYGANFDKSSDAAHEHDSVEVFLDRENLKSATFQDGIAQYRVNFDNEASFNPGTDAATRGFESNTRRSGNNYVVEMKIPFNETTPEHLKKIGLDLQINYANNGQRINVATWNDISGQGWNDPSVFGEVTLMDPNQGPVTEEPIGVSPEQLVPTSEDGVYEVIAEADAFVFSKTVLETLGADAKIIVSNGQAKAKVPVSVLLSTDAEYVTFTFGDDLAEDYLFDNATAVSGVYDFTIVDSEGNFISEFEEAITLSFAVNATDIENVQVWYINEDGNPTAFETVITGDNEVSADVNHFSIYGAFEIAADGTDPGTGGPGTGEPGTGEPGTGEPGTGGPGTGGPGTGEPGTGGPGTGEPGTGEPGTGGPGTGGPGTDPDEDGTTSPGKDKDKDKKVKEDKKDKDGKKLPSTATNLYNYLLIGGLLLIAGIVMVARRRATN; this comes from the coding sequence ATGAGTAAGAAGTTCAAGCGATACGTCTCAGTACTTCTAGCAGCAGTATTGGTGCTTCAGCCATTTATGGTTGCGACAGCAGCAGAATCAACTTCCACAGAGACAAGAACAGTTTACCAAGAAAACTTTGCTAATGGTGCAGGTGTTGCATCACAATCAGGTGGAGCATCTCTACAAGTGGTTGATAAAGTTTTTGAAGGAAATACGAATGGAAAAGCGTTAAGCGTTAGCAACAGGGCTAACGACTATGACGCAGCTGATTTTAATTTTAGTAGTGTAAATATGGAAAACGGTAAAACGTATAAAATTAAAGTAGTAGGATATGTTGACGAAGGAGTAGAAGTACCAGCAGGCGCAAGTGCAGTACTTGCTACAGCTGAAAGTTATGCTTGGCATAACAATGTAAGCTTTGTAGCTGGACAAGCATTTACGTTGAATGCTACTTATACCGTTGGCTCTAACGCTAGCGATACTAAACTTCGTATCCAATCTAATCCAGCGGGAGCAACAGTTCCTTTCCACATTGGAGAAGTTGTTATTACAACTGAGGTAGCGGTAGAATCAGACCCTGGTGAAGAAACACCTTCTGAACCAAATCCAAATCCTGGTACAGAGACTCCTTCTGAGCCAAATCAAATCGCATTTTACGATTTTGAAAGCGGTGTCCAAGGGTGGACTGCACGTGGTGGCGCTACTCTTTCTGTAACTGAAGATGGGTATGAAGGTTCAAAAGGACTTATAACAACAGGACGTACAGCTAACTGGCATGGACCAAGCATTAATGCTACAAGCCTTCTTCAAAAAGGTGCTAAATATGAAGTTTCTGGTTATGTGAAACTCGTAAGTGGTCAACAAGCTGATAATGTGAAGCTTTCTGCTGACCAATCAGGTGTCGCTGCGGGTGTAAACCAGTGGCCAACAATCAGTGGACCATTACAAGTTACTGATTCTGAGTGGGTTCAATTTAAAGGTGAATACACATTTGACTTAACAGCATCAGGTGTAAGTATTTATTTTGAAGCTGACCGTAATAACACTGAATTTATTGTTGATAATGTAAAAATCGTTCAAACAGCTCCAGCACCAAACCTTGATGATGATAGAGAATTAGACCAATCAGGAGTATTCTCTGACTTTGAAGATGGTGAGCAAGGATGGGTTCCACGTGGAAGCGGTTACCAAGCAGTAGCTACTGATGCAGATGCATACAGAGGTAATCAAAGCTTGTTAACTAATGCTCCAAATCAATATGAAGGACCATTATTAAATGTACTTGGAAAAATGCACCCGGGTCATATCTATGACTTATCTGTATGGGTGAAAATGGCTGAGGGACAACCTGCGACTAGTCTTCGCATCAGTGTTCAATCAGGTAGCAGTGCATTTACGAATGTATCACCAAATGTAACAGTTAATGACCAAGAATGGGTACAGTTATCAGGACAATTTACTCTTTCAAGCGATCCTTCTGTTCTGAATGCGTATGTAGAATTAGTGAATCAACCTAGTTCAGAAAGATTATTCTATATTGATGATTTTGAATTAAAACATGTAGGAAAAGTTTCTGAACAAGATAGACCAAGATTCCGCGATAACCTAGAATCAATTTCTGAAAAATATAAAAATCATTTCTTAATTGGGAACGCTATCACTATGAATGAATTCCAAGGTGAACGTCTCCTACAATTAAAGCATCATCACAACTTAGTAACAGCTGAGAATGTAATGAAGCCAGAATACTATTATAACCGTGCTACTGGTGCATTTGATTTTGCTGACCAAGATGAATTTGTTAATGCAACAAAAGCAGAAGGTTTAAACCTTCATGGTCATGTTCTTGTATGGCATGAACAATCAAGAGCAGAATTACACTCTAATCCAGATGGTACACCACTTACAAGAGAAGAAGCACTAGCAAACATGAGAACGCATATTGAAACTGTAATGAAACGTTACGGTGACGATGTATTGTCATGGGACGTAGTAAACGAAGCAATTGTTGAGACAGCTCACCCGAATAATGAGTGGGAAAAATCACTACGTAATACTGGATGGTTGAGAGCTATTGGTGATGATTACGTAGAACAAGCCTTCCGTATTGCTAAGGAGATTGTTGATGAAAACGGTTGGGATATGAAGTTATACTACAATGATTACAATGATCATATTCCTAGAAAAGCAGAAACAATTTATTACATGGTTAAAGATATCAACGAGAGATATGCGGCTGAAAACCCAGGTGAAGTTTTAATTAGTGGTTTAGGAATGCAAGGACATTACAACGAATTCACAAACCCTGAAAGCATTAGAACTTCTATTGAATTGTTTAGCCAATTAGGTATTGAAATCGGTGTTACAGAGCTTGATATAACATCTGGTAGCGCTGATGCTCCACAAACTCAAGCTGAAGAAATTAGACAAGCGCAGTTATATGCACAATTGTTCCAAATTTACAAAGAGCATTCTGATAAGATTTCTAGAATCACGTTCTGGGGTCTTGATGATGGAGCAAGTTGGAGAGGAGAAAGAACTCCACTATTATTCAAGCCTAACCTAGAACCAAAATTAGCTTACTATGCAGTAATTAATCCAGAAAAATTCCTTGAGGACTATCCATTAGGTGGAAGAGTCTACAGACAAGGACAAGCAGTTTATGGAACTCCAGATATTAACAAAGAGACGATTGATAGTGTTTGGAACACTGCTCCAAGATTAACGCTTGACCGCGTAAGTGGTGCTTGGAATGTTCAAAACGGCTTTGGACGTATTCTATGGGATGACGAAAATCTATATGTAATGATTCAAGTTTATGGTGCGAACTTTGATAAATCTTCAGATGCTGCTCATGAACATGATTCAGTAGAGGTATTCTTAGATAGAGAAAACCTAAAATCTGCAACTTTCCAAGATGGTATTGCACAATACCGAGTGAACTTTGATAATGAAGCTTCATTTAATCCTGGTACAGATGCTGCTACAAGAGGATTTGAGTCAAACACTAGAAGGTCTGGAAACAATTATGTTGTTGAAATGAAGATTCCTTTCAATGAAACAACACCAGAACATTTGAAGAAAATTGGTTTAGACCTTCAAATTAACTATGCAAATAACGGACAACGAATTAATGTTGCTACATGGAACGATATTTCAGGTCAAGGTTGGAACGATCCTTCAGTATTTGGTGAAGTTACACTAATGGACCCTAATCAAGGACCAGTAACTGAAGAGCCAATTGGAGTATCTCCAGAACAACTTGTTCCTACAAGCGAAGATGGTGTATATGAAGTAATTGCAGAAGCGGATGCTTTCGTATTCAGTAAAACTGTCCTAGAAACATTAGGAGCAGATGCTAAGATTATCGTATCAAATGGACAAGCGAAAGCTAAAGTTCCAGTATCTGTACTTCTTTCAACAGATGCAGAATATGTTACTTTCACATTTGGTGATGACCTAGCTGAAGACTATTTATTTGATAATGCAACAGCAGTAAGTGGAGTGTATGATTTTACAATTGTAGATTCTGAAGGCAATTTTATTTCAGAATTTGAAGAAGCTATTACATTATCATTTGCAGTTAATGCAACAGACATTGAAAATGTTCAGGTTTGGTACATTAACGAAGATGGAAATCCAACAGCATTTGAAACAGTTATTACTGGTGACAATGAAGTTTCAGCAGATGTAAATCACTTTAGTATTTATGGTGCATTTGAAATAGCAGCTGATGGAACAGATCCAGGAACAGGTGGCCCAGGAACAGGTGAGCCAGGAACAGGTGAGCCAGGAACAGGTGAGCCAGGAACAGGTGGCCCAGGAACAGGTGGCCCAGGAACAGGTGAGCCAGGAACAGGTGGCCCAGGAACGGGTGAGCCAGGAACAGGTGAGCCAGGAACAGGTGGCCCAGGAACAGGTGGCCCAGGAACAGACCCAGATGAAGATGGTACAACTTCTCCTGGTAAAGACAAAGATAAAGACAAGAAAGTAAAAGAAGACAAGAAAGATAAAGACGGCAAGAAGCTTCCTAGCACAGCTACTAATCTGTATAACTACTTATTAATTGGTGGTTTACTATTAATTGCTGGTATTGTAATGGTTGCTAGAAGAAGAGCTACAAATTAA
- a CDS encoding glycoside hydrolase family 5 protein: protein MDMLKVINGKISDSAGNRIQLRGTCIGGWMNMEDFINGYTGSEHGLRHASIEILGKAKAEFLFERMQHYFFGEDDIRFIKSWGANTIRIPLNYRHFEDDEAPFVYKESGFEKLNSVIDLCEKYGLYVILDLHSVQGYQNTHWHSDNDVRHSFFWHDKTYQDRFIALWEEFARRYCDKAVIAGYNLMNEPCTNTPHGDYPFNFYENYQPDWKRINHIYQKTVQAIRKIDSNHIIFLEGDNYSKLFQGLTEPFDDNLVYSSHNYTAAGFGPGVYPGVSDAKNARIESGVYWDKQKQIDVFTEHEGFKFTQKHNVPLWVGEFGSVYNGPPEEVEYRLAAMNDQLAIFEDFEAHWTTWTYKDVGVMGLTMLEPESDYMERIQSIISMKHRLNTDDWMIWLPGHEARSHIESLATHFEEVIGDTSIDHRFNVSALSQAVLTVYAGALIQPTYAKLFKDLSEYEIDNVMQSFAFQNCKVNEGLLRILQQYTK, encoded by the coding sequence ATGGATATGTTAAAAGTGATAAATGGAAAAATTTCAGATTCAGCTGGAAATCGCATTCAACTGCGGGGAACGTGTATTGGTGGATGGATGAATATGGAAGATTTTATTAATGGGTATACAGGATCAGAACATGGCCTACGCCACGCATCCATTGAAATTCTTGGAAAGGCTAAAGCTGAGTTTCTCTTTGAACGAATGCAGCATTACTTTTTTGGTGAAGACGATATTCGTTTTATCAAAAGCTGGGGAGCAAATACAATAAGAATTCCTTTGAACTATCGTCATTTTGAGGATGATGAAGCCCCATTTGTGTATAAGGAATCAGGATTTGAGAAGCTAAATTCGGTCATCGACCTGTGCGAAAAATATGGTCTGTATGTCATTTTGGACCTTCATTCTGTTCAAGGTTATCAAAACACACATTGGCACTCTGATAATGATGTGAGACATAGTTTTTTCTGGCACGACAAGACATACCAGGACCGATTTATTGCACTGTGGGAAGAATTTGCAAGGAGATATTGCGATAAAGCAGTAATTGCAGGATATAATCTTATGAATGAACCTTGTACCAATACACCGCATGGAGATTATCCTTTTAACTTCTATGAAAACTATCAACCGGATTGGAAGAGAATCAATCACATTTATCAAAAAACAGTGCAAGCCATTCGAAAAATAGATTCAAATCATATTATCTTTTTAGAAGGAGATAATTACTCGAAATTATTCCAGGGCTTAACGGAACCCTTTGACGATAATCTAGTCTATAGTAGTCATAATTACACTGCAGCTGGGTTTGGTCCAGGAGTTTATCCAGGTGTTTCTGACGCAAAAAATGCTCGTATTGAAAGTGGTGTTTACTGGGATAAGCAAAAGCAAATTGATGTGTTTACAGAGCATGAAGGATTCAAGTTCACTCAAAAACACAATGTTCCGCTTTGGGTTGGTGAATTTGGTTCAGTCTATAACGGTCCACCAGAAGAAGTTGAGTATCGTTTAGCTGCAATGAATGACCAGTTAGCTATCTTTGAAGATTTTGAAGCGCACTGGACGACTTGGACATATAAAGATGTTGGGGTCATGGGCTTGACGATGCTTGAACCTGAGTCGGATTATATGGAACGCATTCAATCTATCATTTCGATGAAGCATAGGTTAAACACAGATGATTGGATGATTTGGCTTCCGGGTCATGAAGCGAGGTCTCATATTGAAAGCCTAGCTACACATTTTGAAGAGGTCATAGGAGATACCTCAATTGACCACCGTTTTAATGTTTCCGCTCTTTCACAGGCGGTGTTAACGGTATATGCTGGGGCTCTTATTCAACCTACGTATGCCAAACTATTTAAGGATTTATCGGAATATGAAATTGATAACGTAATGCAATCTTTTGCATTTCAAAATTGTAAAGTAAACGAAGGATTACTTCGTATTTTGCAACAATATACGAAGTAA
- a CDS encoding PAS domain-containing sensor histidine kinase, producing the protein MELNQLNTFDVLERITDGFYVLNSDWTFEYVNKEAERILKKDKKDLLGKCVWEEFSDAVYLPIYTHYQLAMETQQCTTFEFYYPSMNQWFDVRAFPSPQGLTVYFLDITESRQLAMTKDQYYQSLFSNHPDAVFLLELNGTFSNANDSIKALTGYTREELLNKSFVPLIVKEDLDNTIKHFERAKTGKPQNYENKIIHKNGNVVHCNVTNIPIIIDGTTVGIYGIVKNSTLQKITEENLEKAEKLSLVGQLSASIAHEIRNPLTTLKGFLQLLDYQKEIEHTYIDIMLSEMNRIESITSELLYLAKPQAVEFASENIRFLLHDVIILLQPEALMKNIQLFFEAADVGSIICVKNQLKQVFINLIKNAIESMKNGGTIKISLMDSDADSIVITFSDQGCGISNELAPNIGLPFYSTKEKGTGLGMVTTYKIIEVHGGTITFNSTLGKGTTFYIQLPKNKFTETSL; encoded by the coding sequence ATGGAACTTAATCAGTTGAACACTTTCGATGTTTTAGAAAGAATCACAGATGGTTTTTATGTATTAAATTCAGATTGGACATTTGAATATGTTAACAAAGAGGCAGAACGAATTTTAAAAAAGGACAAAAAAGATTTACTAGGGAAATGTGTGTGGGAGGAATTTTCAGATGCTGTGTATTTACCTATCTATACTCATTACCAATTAGCGATGGAAACCCAACAATGTACAACTTTTGAATTCTATTATCCTTCAATGAATCAATGGTTTGACGTTCGCGCATTTCCATCCCCTCAAGGACTAACTGTATACTTTTTAGACATTACCGAAAGTAGGCAATTAGCAATGACGAAAGACCAATATTATCAGTCCCTGTTTTCGAATCATCCCGATGCGGTTTTTTTACTTGAGTTAAATGGAACATTTAGTAATGCCAACGATTCTATTAAAGCGCTAACAGGTTATACTAGAGAAGAACTACTCAATAAATCGTTTGTACCACTCATAGTGAAAGAGGATTTAGACAATACCATAAAGCACTTCGAACGTGCGAAAACAGGAAAACCTCAAAATTATGAAAATAAAATTATACATAAAAATGGGAATGTTGTGCATTGCAATGTAACGAACATACCTATTATTATAGACGGGACAACGGTTGGTATTTATGGAATTGTAAAGAACAGCACTTTACAAAAGATAACAGAAGAGAATTTAGAAAAAGCCGAAAAACTGTCATTAGTTGGACAACTCTCTGCGTCAATTGCACACGAAATTCGAAATCCATTGACAACGTTAAAAGGTTTTTTACAACTCCTTGACTATCAAAAAGAAATAGAGCATACATATATTGATATTATGCTCAGTGAAATGAATCGTATTGAATCAATTACGAGTGAGCTATTGTATCTAGCAAAGCCTCAAGCAGTGGAGTTTGCTAGTGAAAACATCCGTTTTCTACTTCACGATGTCATTATTTTATTACAACCTGAAGCTCTAATGAAAAACATCCAACTTTTCTTTGAAGCAGCCGATGTTGGCTCTATTATTTGTGTTAAAAACCAACTAAAACAAGTGTTTATAAATCTAATCAAAAATGCAATCGAATCAATGAAAAATGGAGGAACCATTAAAATCTCCCTTATGGATAGTGATGCAGATTCAATCGTCATTACATTTAGCGACCAAGGTTGTGGTATATCCAATGAATTAGCGCCTAACATTGGACTTCCTTTTTATTCAACAAAAGAAAAAGGAACTGGTCTTGGTATGGTAACAACTTATAAAATTATAGAAGTTCACGGTGGTACAATTACATTTAATAGTACACTTGGCAAAGGGACAACCTTTTATATTCAGTTGCCCAAAAATAAGTTCACTGAAACATCGCTTTAA